From Dehalococcoidia bacterium, the proteins below share one genomic window:
- a CDS encoding DUF362 domain-containing protein, with the protein MMNKSRVALVRCNTYDEEQVYEALKAGVDLLDGISNFVGSEERIVLKPNVLVGTNPQKCVTTHPSVFKAAGRLLQNAGAKVYYGDSPSFGKCEWNMKRANLKQEADQLGIRLADFDNGRSVSHKEALLIKSFVIANGVLDSDGLVSLPKLKTHPLTRFTGAVKNQFGCIPGLLKSQYHVKLPDPYDFATMLVDLNTLIRPRLSIMDGIMAMEGNGPRSGKPKNLGVLLLSSDPIAIDSIACRIIDLDPEAVPTSKPGERAGLGVYYHGNIEVVGENIESFIDVNFEVIRTPPVRSSGGRVKTFIKNRICPRPAIDATKCTNCGTCVKMCPVDPKAVDWHKGDKTKPPMHRYGRCIRCYCCQESCPEGAVAIDNPLLGRIFFPLK; encoded by the coding sequence ATGATGAATAAATCAAGAGTAGCTTTAGTAAGGTGCAACACATATGATGAGGAGCAAGTATACGAGGCCTTAAAGGCAGGGGTTGACCTTCTTGATGGAATCTCTAATTTTGTAGGGTCAGAGGAAAGAATCGTACTCAAGCCGAACGTGCTGGTTGGTACAAATCCTCAAAAGTGCGTTACCACACATCCGTCTGTGTTCAAAGCTGCCGGGAGATTGCTTCAAAATGCCGGTGCCAAAGTGTACTATGGCGATTCTCCAAGCTTTGGTAAATGTGAATGGAATATGAAAAGGGCTAATTTGAAGCAGGAGGCAGACCAACTGGGGATCCGACTAGCTGATTTTGACAACGGGAGGTCTGTTAGTCACAAGGAGGCATTATTAATCAAGAGCTTTGTCATTGCTAATGGGGTTTTGGATTCAGACGGACTCGTAAGTCTACCGAAACTGAAAACACATCCGCTTACCCGATTTACCGGGGCCGTTAAGAATCAATTCGGATGTATTCCTGGTCTCTTGAAAAGCCAGTATCACGTGAAGCTGCCTGACCCGTATGATTTTGCCACTATGCTCGTTGATTTAAATACTCTAATAAGACCCCGTCTATCTATTATGGATGGTATTATGGCCATGGAGGGCAACGGTCCAAGAAGCGGAAAGCCTAAGAATCTGGGCGTTCTACTGCTCTCCAGCGATCCGATCGCCATCGATTCTATAGCTTGTAGAATTATTGATCTTGACCCCGAAGCGGTGCCAACATCGAAACCTGGTGAAAGGGCAGGCCTCGGAGTATACTATCATGGAAACATTGAAGTAGTTGGAGAAAACATAGAGTCGTTCATCGATGTGAATTTTGAGGTGATTCGAACTCCTCCTGTCCGGTCTAGCGGCGGGCGTGTGAAGACGTTTATAAAAAATCGGATATGCCCGAGACCGGCTATCGATGCCACAAAATGTACCAATTGCGGGACATGCGTTAAGATGTGCCCTGTGGATCCCAAAGCCGTCGATTGGCATAAGGGTGATAAAACCAAGCCACCCATGCACAGATATGGCCGCTGTATTCGCTGTTACTGCTGCCAGGAATCGTGTCCCGAGGGAGCGGTAGCCATAGATAATCCGCTGTTGGGCAGGATCTTTTTCCCGCTGAAATGA
- a CDS encoding alpha/beta hydrolase: MADHRLLEIETNGMTFRGRGAGLDNVSGEPVILLHGFPETSIMWVGPMERLADEGYRCFAPDQRGYSPNARPEGIEKYTYHELTSDIVALADALGFKRFHLVGHDWGSAIGWILLSLYPERVHSWIAMSVPHIDAFRSALADDPDQKQRSQYMSFFRLPEKPEKTLTANNLEPLRAIWSSIPEEQVEEYITVFTQPGALTAALNWYRANSFILDQGYRGAMFGPVWYPTLLIWGNQDTAIGRVAVERAGQYMKGSYRLVELNAGHWLIQEEPERVYSEILMHLKSNRIKP, encoded by the coding sequence GTGGCTGATCATCGGCTTCTCGAAATTGAAACAAATGGAATGACCTTTCGTGGCAGGGGCGCTGGTCTGGACAATGTTTCCGGCGAGCCAGTCATTTTGCTGCATGGCTTTCCCGAGACTTCGATCATGTGGGTAGGCCCTATGGAACGTTTAGCGGATGAGGGATACCGTTGCTTTGCACCCGACCAGAGAGGTTACAGCCCCAATGCCCGTCCCGAGGGAATCGAAAAGTACACCTACCATGAGTTAACCTCTGATATTGTTGCTCTGGCTGATGCGCTCGGTTTTAAGCGTTTTCACCTCGTGGGACATGATTGGGGGTCTGCCATCGGGTGGATCCTACTATCTCTATATCCCGAGCGCGTGCATAGTTGGATTGCCATGTCTGTACCCCATATAGATGCGTTTAGGTCAGCACTTGCTGACGATCCCGACCAAAAGCAACGTAGCCAATATATGTCCTTCTTTAGATTGCCAGAGAAGCCAGAGAAAACTCTTACCGCGAATAATCTAGAACCATTGCGTGCAATCTGGTCATCAATACCGGAAGAACAAGTAGAAGAGTATATTACCGTCTTTACTCAGCCAGGTGCGCTCACTGCTGCACTCAACTGGTATCGTGCTAACTCCTTTATATTAGACCAGGGCTATCGAGGAGCAATGTTCGGGCCGGTCTGGTATCCAACACTACTGATCTGGGGCAACCAGGATACTGCAATCGGTCGTGTGGCAGTAGAACGGGCGGGGCAATACATGAAAGGTTCATACCGGCTTGTCGAGTTAAATGCCGGCCATTGGTTGATCCAGGAAGAACCCGAGCGCGTATATAGTGAAATCTTAATGCATCTTAAATCAAATCGCATAAAGCCTTAG
- a CDS encoding flavodoxin family protein, whose protein sequence is MKVVGICGSPRKGNTEWMLRKLLEGAARDGVDSELILLREKDIRTCDGCLSCEAGGGQRKVICRIQDDMQEIYPKLVEADGLALGTPVYFEMLSGLLKNFIDRTCPIWPRLELKPIVGIAVAEESIGKAVENLRTYSSVCGMRWVGDVTALAKTPEQISKDMDVERRLERLGRRLFLTLRV, encoded by the coding sequence ATGAAAGTCGTCGGTATTTGCGGTTCTCCCAGAAAAGGCAACACAGAGTGGATGCTCAGAAAGCTATTGGAAGGGGCTGCCAGAGATGGGGTAGACTCTGAGCTGATTTTGCTCAGGGAGAAGGACATCAGAACGTGCGATGGCTGCTTAAGCTGCGAAGCGGGGGGGGGACAACGGAAGGTGATCTGTAGGATTCAGGATGACATGCAGGAGATTTACCCCAAGCTGGTTGAGGCCGATGGGCTAGCCCTTGGCACGCCGGTCTATTTTGAAATGCTTTCCGGCCTGCTCAAGAATTTTATAGACAGAACTTGTCCTATCTGGCCAAGGCTAGAGTTAAAGCCGATAGTCGGCATAGCAGTGGCAGAAGAAAGCATTGGAAAGGCGGTCGAGAACCTGAGGACCTACTCCTCTGTCTGTGGCATGAGATGGGTCGGCGATGTCACAGCTTTAGCTAAAACCCCTGAGCAGATATCCAAAGATATGGATGTCGAGAGGCGACTTGAGCGCTTGGGGAGAAGGCTTTTCCTGACCCTGCGGGTCTGA
- a CDS encoding aspartate/glutamate racemase family protein, whose translation MHHRRACVRIINGLIRQGAEGIVLGCTELPLLLRPSDVDVPLLDTTRLHAQAAVNLALTKR comes from the coding sequence CTGCACCATCGCCGTGCTTGCGTTAGGATTATCAATGGGCTGATACGACAAGGCGCCGAGGGAATTGTGCTCGGATGCACCGAACTCCCCTTGCTTCTTCGCCCCAGTGACGTAGATGTTCCGTTACTGGATACTACTCGGCTTCATGCGCAAGCAGCAGTAAATCTAGCACTCACTAAAAGATAG